In Thunnus maccoyii chromosome 11, fThuMac1.1, whole genome shotgun sequence, one genomic interval encodes:
- the dnajc10 gene encoding dnaJ homolog subfamily C member 10, translating to MGALGMGHRFALGVRRPRPVHLMLPLLLLIIMLAAVWAESRDYYDLLGVNREATTREIRQAFKKLALTMHPDKNPGDSSAHESFLQVNRAYEVLKDEDLRKKYDKYGEKGLDEQQGGRYESWSYYRYDFGIYDDDLEIITLDSGDFEAAVNSGEIWFINFYFPRCSHCHQLAPTWREFAKEMDGVIRIGAVNCGDNNHLCRRKGINSYPSLFIYRAGQKSERFNGERSKDNLVRFSMQFITTTVTQLWQGNVFSEIETAFSLGLGWLITFCSDTGDCLEPRTRQKLAGMLDGLVKVGWMDCASQEQLCDSFQVTSGATALFPPGSSLDQHGSVLWLNTLDSKEIYNHVISHLPDLELLTKESFQSKLAHHRWLVSFTFGDRNSASHEYKKLLAFLRNDHIQVGRVNCMADSELCQSLYIHKPCVAVFKGLGIHDFEIHHGKDVLYDIVGFARDSVRAHVTTLRPDNFPSDRKEPWLVDFFAPWCPPCRALLPELRKASIQLAGQMKFGTLDCTIHHNLCSLYNIQAYPTTVIFNGSSVHEYEGQHSADGILEFIQDLVNPSVVVLDPSSFTERVKGRDEGQIWAVDFYAPWCGPCQALMPEWRRMARLLSGQILVGSVDCQRYQSFCQGQNVRAYPEVRLYPGNTRQQDRYMSYNGWHRDAHSLRTWALSSLPRASVDLTPDSFRSLVLSGQDHWVLDFYAPWCGPCQHFAPEFEVLARILKGEVRAGKVDCQAHYQTCQSAGITAYPTVRFYPYLGTRRHEHSGEHINSREANSIADTIRQRLQQLLPRLQNNLKDEL from the exons ATGGGAGCACTGGGGATGGGGCACAGGTTCGCCCTCGGGGTCCGGCGGCCTCGTCCCGTCCATCTtatgctgccactgctgctcctAATCATCATGCTGGCGGCAGTTTGGGCAGAGAGCCGAGACTACTACGATCTGCTGGGAGTCAACAGGGAGGCCACAACCAGAGAGATACGACAGGCCTTCAAGAAGCTAGCACTCACCATGCACCCCGACAAAAACCCT GGAGACTCCTCGGCCCATGAGAGTTTCCTGCAGGTGAATCGTGCCTACGAGGTTCTGAAGGATGAAGACCTCAGGAAGAAATACGATAAATATGGAGAAAAGGGATTGGATGAGCAGCAGGGAGGACGCTACGAGAGCTGGAGCTACTACCGCTATGACTTTG gTATCTATGATGATGATTTGGAGATCATTACGTTGGACAGTGGAGACTTTG aAGCAGCAGTGAACTCTGGAGAAATCTGGTTCATCAACTTCTATTTCCCACGATGCTCACACTGTCATCAGCTCGCTCCAACG tggaGGGAGTTTGCCAAGGAGATGGATGGAGTGATCAGGATTGGAGCGGTGAACTGTGGTGACAACAACCATCTGTGTAGGAGGAAAGGCATCAACAGCTACCCCAGTCTGTTCATTTACAGAGCAGGACAG aaATCAGAGAGGTTCAATGGGGAGCGTTCTAAAGACAACCTGGTCCGCTTCTCCATGCAGTTTATCACAACAACCGTCACTCAGCTCTGGCAAG GTAATGTGTTCAGCGAGATAGAGACTGCGTTCTCATTAGGGCTGGGCTGGCTGATCACCTTCTGCTCTGACACTGGAG attGCCTGGAGCCAAGAACAAGACAGAAGCTGGCTGGAATGTTG gATGGTCTAGTGAAGGTGGGATGGATGGACTGCGCCTCACAGGAACAGCTCTGTGACAGTTTCCAG GTAACCAGTGGAGCGACTGCTTTGTTCCCACCTGGAAGTTCTCTGGATCAACACGGCAGCGTTCTG TGGCTGAATACTCTGGATAGTAAAGAGATTTACAATCACGTCATCAGCCATCTGCCTGATCTGGAGCTGCTGACCAAAGAGAGCTTCCAG AGCAAGCTGGCCCATCATCGCTGGTTGGTCAGTTTTACATTTGGAGACAGAAACTCCGCCTCCCACGAGTACAAGAAGCTACTAGCCTTCCTCCGAAATGACCATATACag gtTGGCAGAGTAAACTGTATGGCAGACTCTGAGTTGTGTCAATCTCTCTACATCCATAAACCCTGCGTGGCTGTCTTCAAAGGACTGGGAATCCACGACTTTGAGATCCACCATG GTAAGGATGTGTTGTACGACATTGTGGGTTTTGCAAGGGATAGCGTTCGCGCTCACGTGACGACTCTGAGGCCAGACAACTTCCCCTCAGACAGAAAGGAGCCCTGGCTGGTGGACTTCTTTGCCCCG TGGTGTCCTCCATGCCGAGCCTTACTTCCTGAACTGAGAAAGGCTTCCATCCAGTTGGCGGGGCAGATGAAGTTTGGTACTCTGGACTGTACCATCCACCACAACCTCTGCTCTCTG tATAATATCCAGGCTTATCCCACTACAGTCATCTTCAACGGTTCCTCTGTTCATGAATATGAAGGGCAACATTCAGCTGATGGCATCCTGGAGTTCATACAA GATCTGGTCAATCCatctgtggtggtcctggatCCTTCTAGCTTCACTGAGAGAGTTAAAG GTCGAGATGAAGGGCAGATCTGGGCGGTAGATTTCTATGCTCCATGGTGTGGTCCCTGTCAGGCTCTGATGCCAGAGTGGAGACGCATGGCCAGG CTGCTGTCAGGTCAGATCCTGGTTGGTTCAGTTGACTGTCAGCGGTATCAGTCGTTCTGTCAGGGTCAGAATGTGAGGGCTTACCCTGAAGTCCGCCTGTACCCTGGCAACACCAGGCAACAAGATCGCTACAT GAGTTACAATGGTTGGCACAGAGATGCCCATTCACTGAGAACATGGGCACTGAG CTCTCTGCCCAGGGCGTCAGTGGACCTGACTCCAGACTCGTTTAGGTCTTTGGTTCTGTCAGGTCAGGATCACTGGGTTCTGGATTTTTACGCCCCCTGGTGTGGACCCTGTCAACACTTTGCCCCAGAGTTTGAGGTCCTGGCTCGG ATTCTTAAAGGGGAGGTTCGGGCAGGGAAGGTGGACTGTCAGGCTCATTATCAGACCTGTCAATCAGCTGGAATCACCGCCTACCCAACTGTCAGATTCTACCCATACCTGGGAACAAGGAGg CATGAACACAGCGGGGAACACATCAATAGCCGGGAGGCTAACTCGATTGCTGACACCATCAGACAGCGACTACAACAGTTGTTGCCACGGTTACAGAACAATCTGAAA GACGAGCTCTGA